The Stegostoma tigrinum isolate sSteTig4 chromosome 9, sSteTig4.hap1, whole genome shotgun sequence genome segment GTACTAGGTGAATGCTGCATTTCATAGGGAGAGCTGAGTCTCTTGAAATAACCCGTGACCTTCAATTTCAGAGGTGAACAGTGCTACCACTGACCTACTGTTAGTAAGCAACAATGTATTATAATTGTGGGTTGCCTAAAGAATTATCATGCTGCAGTGTCCCAAGCAGATGATTAAATTGTCACTAACCTTAGCTGAGGTTTCGTACCATGCTATGAAACCATTGTCCTCACAGTAGCGATCCATCATTGTGTGACTATTGTCCAAACCATCCCATTGCTGATCACATTTGTTTGCCAAGAGCACAGCAGGGATTGGCTTCCCATTGGGCAGCTTCACTTTACTGTCCAAGTCACTCTTCCACTTCAGaactgcatcaaatgttgagCGCCTGGATACATCGAAGACTACGAAAGCTCCAACAGCTTCTTTATAATAAACTCTCGTCATGTTGCCGAATCGTTCTTGACCTGCAGTAGCCAAAAATTACCCCAAAGTGAAAGTAATCAATTTCATAAATAATGACAGTTTCACTTTTTCCCTTTAAAGCCAAAAacatgcagcacggaaacaggctgGGTCCACCTTTATGACACATGTGACTCTCCTCCCAACTTGGTTTCACTTCTTTTaacatcaccctcatttacataTTTAGCTCTTTTTTAAATGCATCTATATCAGTATATTCAGGATGTGAGTAACACTGGCTGGGCACCATTAGTCCTTCCTAGATGTCCTGAGAAGGTGATAATGTATCTTGAATTGTTCGCTATTGTGACAGCTGAAATGCTAAAAGTCATATTTCCTTACATCTTGGAACAATAGTCTTTACCATACAAACGAATGGCTTTGAAATCTATGTTTTCTTCTCAAGGTcttaatttctgctccaaatATCTGAGTTTTTTCTATGCGAAAGGCCTGCGAACGGAGATAAGTGATTCAAACAGCATCTGCTGTTATACATAGGAGCTGGGAGTGGGGGTTGAGGGGG includes the following:
- the rab32a gene encoding ras-related protein Rab-32a isoform X2: MFFVSTVVAMSSDRRITFRGTVVSIYWFKRSFTCQERFGNMTRVYYKEAVGAFVVFDVSRRSTFDAVLKWKSDLDSKVKLPNGKPIPAVLLANKCDQQWDGLDNSHTMMDRYCEDNGFIAWYETSAKENINIDEATRFLVKNILDSDFIHLSENTDADNIKLTDESEEVDKKAQCC
- the rab32a gene encoding ras-related protein Rab-32a isoform X3 — translated: MADGAESGPGSTEHLFKVLVIGELGVGKTSIIKRYVHRLFSQNYRATIGVDFALKVLTWDASTLIRLQLWDIAGQERFGNMTRVYYKEAVGAFVVFDVSRRSTFDAVLKWKSDLDSKVKLPNGKPIPAVLLANKCDQQWDGLDNSHTMMDRYCEDNGFIAWYETSAKLVYVPPG